GCAGCGCAATTAAGCAAAGCCGGTTGCCAGGGGATTCCGCTACCGGACGAATCCTGGCACCTCTGGAACCATCCCTGCCCATCTATTGCCCGGTCCGCGCCTCCGCGGCCAGCGTGTGGAGCAGCGATTCCAGTTGCTTGCGAGGAACCTGTCCCTGCGCCATCTCCGGCGAGCCACCGCCGCGAAGCCCGAGTTGGGCAAGCTGATCCCGGAGCAGGTCGGCGCAGGAGAAGTGCAGTCCCTTGCTCGCGGCCATGACGACCGTGGCAGGCTCCTGCTGTGCGGAGCCGATCAGGGCCACGGTTCGCGGAGCGGCAGCGGCCACACGCGAGGCCAGCAGCTTGCAATAGGCTGCATCGCGATCGGCAAAGACGCGCTGCACCACACGCAGCCCATCCTGCATGGGATCTTCCACAATGAGCCTCGCTGCATGGTACTCGGAGAGTTCCTCGCGCAGCTTCTGGCGCTCCTTGGCAGAGGATTTTGCTTCGCCGAGCAGCCGTTCTACCGCTGGCGGCAACTCCGCCGCACCGACCGACAGCAGCGCGGAGGTCTTCATGAGCAGGGAGTAATCGTGGCGTGCCGCTCTGGCTGCCCGCTGGCCACATACGAACTCCACGCGTACGCCCTGGCGGACCCGCTCGGTGGATCGCAGATGAATGCCGCCGATCTGTCCGGTGGACCGCAAATGCGTGCCGCCACAGGCGTTCAGGTCATAGTGATCGATCTCGATCAGCCGCATGGTTCCCGAGCGTTCGGGCAGCTTGGGCAGACGTCCGGCGGCGAGCAGCGCCTCCGCCTGATCCCGGCTGACGGTTGTGGCGGAGATCCTCCGATCCTCGGCAATCATCGCGTTGGCTATCTGCTCGACCTTCTCCAATCCTGTCGAGGAGATGTTTTCCGCAGCCAGATCGATGGTCGAGCTCTCCTCGCCAAGGTGAAAGGAGACGGTCCGGGCCTCGAACTCCGCTGCAAAGACGGCGGAGAGCAGGTGCTGGCCGGAGTGCTGCTGCA
This Acidisarcina sp. DNA region includes the following protein-coding sequences:
- a CDS encoding alanine--tRNA ligase-related protein — protein: MVERLYYTDSFLSRFPARVTDVREVSRTAGQSLWQLALDRTAFYPTSGGQPNDTGTLLAASRSGATLEVPVLDVQEDESGEVWHFTEKPLASGTQVEAVIDWPRRLDHMQQHSGQHLLSAVFAAEFEARTVSFHLGEESSTIDLAAENISSTGLEKVEQIANAMIAEDRRISATTVSRDQAEALLAAGRLPKLPERSGTMRLIEIDHYDLNACGGTHLRSTGQIGGIHLRSTERVRQGVRVEFVCGQRAARAARHDYSLLMKTSALLSVGAAELPPAVERLLGEAKSSAKERQKLREELSEYHAARLIVEDPMQDGLRVVQRVFADRDAAYCKLLASRVAAAAPRTVALIGSAQQEPATVVMAASKGLHFSCADLLRDQLAQLGLRGGGSPEMAQGQVPRKQLESLLHTLAAEARTGQ